The genomic interval AATGCGCGCACCACGGCTTCGCCGGCCTCTTCCAGGGTGAGGGAGGCGCCTTCGGAGGCGAGGCTCGTCATGCGGACGCCGTGGATGCCGCACGCGACGATTCCGCGGAAGTTCGCGAGGGGTTCGGGCGTCACGTTGAGCGCGAAGCCGTGCCAGGTGATCCAGCGGCTCGCGTGCACGCCGATCGAAGCCACCTTGCGGATCGCGCCGGCGCCGATGAGGGCGTCCGCGCGTCCGGCGGCGACCGTTCCGAACCCGTCGTCCTCGACCGTCTCGAGGCTCCCGGCGGGTGGAGAACCCGTCCACACTCCGGTGTACGACGCGACCCGGAACGCGGGGAGATCGCACTCCGCGAGGACGCGCAGCAGCACCTCCTCGATGCGGCGCAGATACCAGTGGAGGTCCTTCCGGTGCGCGCGGAGGTCCAGGATCGGGTAGCCCACCAACTGGCCGGGGCCGTGATACGTGAGGTCGCCGCCGCGCTCGATCTCGACCAGGTCCAGCCCCGCCTCGGCGAGCCATGCCGGGTCGGGCGGCGTGACGTCCTCCCTCGATCCCCGCCCGAAGGTGATCACCGGCAGGTGTTCGACGAGGAGCAGGAGGTCGTGATCCGGCGGAGAACTCCGCCGCCAGCGCGCGATGGAGCGCTGAAGCTCGAGCACCTCCCGGTACTCGCGGCGACCGAGGTCGACCACCCGGAGTTGCCGCTCGCCGCTCATCGAGGCTCCGCCTGCCGCCGTCTGTTCCCGCCGGCCTACATGTGGATCGAGCGCCCGAGCGCGGCGAACGCGGCCTCCATCACGGCCTCGGCCATGCTGGGGTGCGCGTGCGCATGACGCACCAGCTCGTCCAGCGTGGCTTCCAGTTCGCGCGCCATGCCGACCTCGGCCACGAGTTCGCTCACGTTGTGTCCGATCA from Candidatus Palauibacter australiensis carries:
- the lipB gene encoding lipoyl(octanoyl) transferase LipB; the encoded protein is MSGERQLRVVDLGRREYREVLELQRSIARWRRSSPPDHDLLLLVEHLPVITFGRGSREDVTPPDPAWLAEAGLDLVEIERGGDLTYHGPGQLVGYPILDLRAHRKDLHWYLRRIEEVLLRVLAECDLPAFRVASYTGVWTGSPPAGSLETVEDDGFGTVAAGRADALIGAGAIRKVASIGVHASRWITWHGFALNVTPEPLANFRGIVACGIHGVRMTSLASEGASLTLEEAGEAVVRAFPAAFPNLQPSPAPEVGLSV